A single region of the Caldivirga sp. genome encodes:
- the nucS gene encoding endonuclease NucS, whose product MSVWVKKTLVVMGWMLGYLINPPVKDAAQFISKHKASKVIVIYGQVEATYSGRAAAQIKLMPRLIVTKPDGVLMIHEGRREKPIIWNPPGSQLFVSVDDEVLVLRSIRRSPREYVTVYVPEVYMVASMELGLTEDFKVIGTEKDIVDAIVANPWLIEDGFRVIGREYETMVGSIDLLGEDKSGNLVVVEVKRSEASPEAVHQLKRYVDYIASKNPGRVIRGILVAAWISTSAYRYLRDYGLEFRRYTHANITGFSLKNEE is encoded by the coding sequence GTGTCGGTGTGGGTTAAAAAGACCCTAGTGGTTATGGGTTGGATGCTGGGCTACTTAATTAATCCGCCTGTTAAGGATGCGGCTCAATTCATAAGTAAGCATAAGGCTAGTAAAGTAATAGTGATTTATGGTCAAGTGGAGGCTACTTACAGCGGTAGGGCTGCTGCTCAGATTAAGTTAATGCCTAGGTTAATAGTAACTAAGCCTGATGGGGTGTTGATGATTCATGAGGGGCGTAGGGAGAAGCCAATAATATGGAATCCACCTGGCTCACAACTCTTCGTTTCAGTGGATGATGAAGTGCTCGTCTTAAGGAGTATTAGGCGTAGTCCGAGGGAATACGTGACTGTTTATGTTCCTGAAGTATACATGGTTGCGTCAATGGAGTTGGGGTTAACCGAGGACTTTAAGGTCATAGGGACTGAGAAGGATATTGTTGATGCTATTGTAGCTAACCCATGGTTAATTGAGGATGGGTTTAGGGTGATTGGTAGGGAGTATGAGACAATGGTTGGTAGCATTGACCTGCTTGGCGAGGATAAGTCAGGTAACCTAGTGGTTGTTGAGGTTAAGAGGAGTGAAGCCTCACCTGAGGCTGTACATCAGCTTAAAAGGTACGTGGACTACATTGCCAGTAAGAACCCTGGTAGGGTTATTAGGGGCATATTGGTTGCTGCCTGGATATCAACATCAGCGTACAGGTACCTTAGGGATTACGGGTTAGAATTCAGGAGGTACACGCATGCTAACATAACTGGATTCAGCCTTAAGAATGAGGAGTAG
- a CDS encoding SMP-30/gluconolactonase/LRE family protein, with product MASGLSKPVTLSNAPRSILGEGPIWLPDTGVLYWVDILGDRVHSYRLSSGVAESIKVGPYPSCVMPNDDGNLVVTVKDRVILVNPRDGSVIRTLATVNEGAGNRFNDCKCDPMGRLVAGTMDMGERNPTGSLYVLDSAGLRKILGSVTISNGIAWSGDGSVMYYIDSPTRRVTVFKYNKGEGALDGVIGYFDLSSFPGVPDGMTIDSEGYPWVALYGGGRVLRINPVNGNVVDQVELPAQFTTSCTFGGVDLKTLFITTATDRSRQTSGPDGYVFSLNLNIKGTVVNKCRF from the coding sequence ATGGCATCAGGGTTAAGTAAACCAGTAACCTTAAGTAATGCCCCGAGGTCCATATTGGGTGAGGGACCCATATGGCTCCCTGACACTGGGGTGTTGTACTGGGTTGACATACTTGGTGATAGGGTTCACTCATACAGGTTAAGTAGCGGTGTTGCTGAGTCAATTAAGGTTGGCCCATACCCAAGCTGCGTAATGCCTAATGATGATGGTAACCTAGTGGTTACGGTTAAGGATAGGGTAATCCTGGTTAATCCAAGGGATGGTTCAGTAATAAGGACATTAGCCACTGTTAATGAGGGGGCTGGCAATAGGTTTAATGACTGTAAGTGCGACCCAATGGGCCGCCTAGTGGCTGGTACAATGGATATGGGTGAAAGGAACCCCACTGGTTCACTCTACGTCCTTGACTCAGCGGGATTAAGGAAGATACTGGGGTCTGTTACTATATCAAACGGTATTGCGTGGTCTGGGGATGGTTCAGTAATGTATTATATTGATAGTCCAACAAGGAGGGTTACAGTGTTTAAGTATAATAAGGGTGAGGGTGCCTTAGATGGCGTTATTGGTTACTTTGACTTATCCAGCTTCCCCGGTGTACCTGATGGTATGACGATTGACTCTGAGGGTTACCCTTGGGTCGCATTATACGGTGGTGGTAGGGTTCTTAGAATTAACCCAGTTAACGGTAATGTTGTTGATCAAGTGGAGTTACCGGCCCAGTTCACTACATCATGCACCTTCGGTGGGGTTGACTTAAAGACATTATTCATAACCACCGCAACAGATAGGAGTAGGCAAACAAGCGGCCCCGATGGGTACGTGTTCAGCCTTAACCTGAATATTAAGGGTACTGTGGTTAATAAGTGCAGGTTCTAA
- a CDS encoding DNA-directed RNA polymerase subunit P, producing MCLSCGRTFGKSELEIFGRSASTIRCPYCGYNIVIKVRIFKGSSITAV from the coding sequence ATGTGCCTAAGCTGCGGTAGAACCTTCGGTAAAAGTGAACTTGAGATATTTGGTAGGTCTGCAAGCACCATAAGGTGCCCCTATTGTGGCTACAATATCGTCATTAAGGTCAGGATCTTCAAGGGGAGTTCAATAACCGCTGTTTAA
- a CDS encoding DUF6884 domain-containing protein, whose translation MLRHNVGALIYCSARKRISVSNPPGLDLENEDKHKLNIPSLPAFEMYTGLEFTKTIQYLKLKPESTFILSARYGLIRGDQVIIPYEAKITLSNYRAVVDGWVRNVNGNRGIRSFIDSKFNLLVVRLSKPYMLAMDYLVSKLGLNPCVGDRIIVYSPILGPFDECPNVELIRVRGQGDYVKRIINLQH comes from the coding sequence ATGTTGAGGCATAATGTTGGTGCATTGATCTACTGTAGTGCACGTAAGAGGATTAGTGTAAGTAACCCACCTGGGTTAGACCTTGAGAATGAGGATAAGCATAAGTTAAACATACCCTCATTACCAGCGTTCGAAATGTATACTGGCCTTGAATTCACCAAAACTATTCAATACCTTAAGCTTAAGCCTGAGTCAACATTCATACTATCCGCTAGGTATGGTCTAATACGTGGGGATCAAGTTATAATACCCTATGAAGCTAAAATAACCCTGAGCAATTATAGGGCTGTGGTTGATGGCTGGGTTAGGAACGTGAATGGTAACAGGGGGATTAGGAGCTTCATTGATTCTAAGTTTAACCTACTTGTGGTCAGATTATCTAAACCCTACATGCTAGCAATGGATTACCTAGTAAGTAAACTAGGCCTCAACCCATGCGTAGGTGATAGGATAATAGTTTACTCACCAATATTAGGGCCATTTGACGAATGCCCCAATGTCGAGTTAATTAGAGTTAGGGGGCAGGGCGACTACGTTAAGAGGATTATAAACCTGCAGCATTAA
- a CDS encoding HEPN domain-containing protein: MGRKEVIDAFKDRAVRFLREAISDLDKGWYDFAIFHAEQSLQLALKAMLLESKGSYPLTHDLDELINSVKDIRPELFELKNNNKDLIQLLKLSYTGSRYFPVTYDKDVSIKLINLVKQFLEVIGLWQKE; this comes from the coding sequence ATGGGAAGAAAAGAGGTTATTGATGCATTCAAGGATAGAGCAGTAAGGTTCTTAAGGGAAGCAATTTCTGATCTCGACAAAGGTTGGTATGATTTTGCAATTTTCCATGCCGAGCAATCTTTACAGCTAGCCCTAAAAGCCATGCTTCTTGAGAGCAAGGGAAGTTATCCTCTTACTCATGACCTTGACGAATTAATAAATTCCGTAAAGGATATACGACCGGAACTTTTCGAATTAAAAAATAATAATAAAGATTTAATACAATTACTGAAATTATCTTACACCGGTTCTAGGTATTTTCCAGTTACTTACGATAAGGATGTCTCTATTAAACTAATTAATTTAGTGAAGCAATTTCTAGAGGTGATAGGCTTATGGCAGAAAGAGTAG
- a CDS encoding nucleotidyltransferase domain-containing protein has product MAERVEYFKNWRNYAEEICRSLKKILPDVMIVVFGSVIRGDYASSLSDIDILIVSDKVGDIAWQAKMNLYILSLLKSDVTPFEFHYSNWKDYEEFYKEFFNPRVEIRC; this is encoded by the coding sequence ATGGCAGAAAGAGTAGAGTACTTTAAAAATTGGAGAAATTACGCTGAAGAAATTTGCCGTTCACTGAAGAAGATTCTACCAGACGTAATGATAGTAGTCTTCGGTAGTGTAATTAGAGGAGACTATGCGTCTTCCTTAAGCGATATAGACATCCTAATTGTAAGTGATAAAGTTGGTGATATTGCGTGGCAGGCTAAAATGAATCTTTACATATTGTCTTTACTTAAAAGTGATGTGACTCCATTTGAATTTCATTATTCTAATTGGAAGGATTATGAGGAATTCTATAAAGAGTTTTTTAATCCAAGGGTTGAAATTAGATGTTAA
- a CDS encoding MoaD/ThiS family protein yields the protein MKVTVKFLAIFYEMAKTLRMEFNVPDGISVRELLRIIDEKVNPNISKTLLSDDSGLREGYNILVNGRAIDYVKGLDTTLKDGDEVVLLPPIGGG from the coding sequence ATGAAGGTTACCGTTAAGTTCCTGGCGATTTTCTATGAAATGGCTAAGACACTTAGAATGGAGTTTAATGTACCTGACGGTATTAGTGTACGGGAGTTACTGAGGATTATTGATGAGAAGGTTAACCCTAATATCTCAAAAACACTGCTTAGTGATGATAGTGGATTAAGGGAAGGCTATAATATTCTTGTTAATGGAAGAGCTATTGATTACGTTAAGGGCCTAGACACAACATTAAAGGATGGGGATGAAGTAGTTCTCTTACCACCAATAGGTGGTGGTTAA
- a CDS encoding alkaline phosphatase family protein: protein MSVIKPDYSGGSLLNLSSSVSDFLGVKNQYPGLRGIDKIQGKRVLLLLIDGLGYVHLRQYCGNCEEARWLGNIEELTSVFPSVTSTVLTTLSMGVPPGVHGVLGTVMYVKEIGGLVNTLTMGLMPDGKRGELKDIGYDPRVIFYGGSTVFEEAKLNGYNSVVIVPKGLSGGLSDLIYRGAEVKEYVSIYDALVLASRALENNALVYVYISTLDSIQHEYGPDSEEYRVALIELLNTLSRLIRHIPQSTTVVLTADHGQVQVRQGDVVNLRVMAKLMDPLSVAPYGEPRALQLKLSDKSLEGEVKDTLSATGRRLLIYNSSEVKELLGGVTGYTEQRMGDLWVIPLDTTALIYLYKLSDDKVAKFKGHHAGLLDYEMKVPLSVVNL from the coding sequence ATGAGCGTGATTAAGCCTGATTACAGTGGAGGGAGTTTACTTAACTTATCATCATCGGTATCTGACTTTCTTGGCGTTAAGAACCAGTATCCGGGTTTGAGGGGTATTGATAAGATTCAGGGTAAGAGAGTGCTGCTGCTCCTCATTGATGGCTTAGGTTACGTTCATTTAAGGCAATACTGCGGTAATTGTGAGGAGGCTAGGTGGCTTGGTAATATTGAGGAGTTGACGAGCGTATTCCCATCAGTAACTTCAACCGTATTAACCACATTATCAATGGGGGTACCTCCCGGTGTACATGGTGTGTTGGGCACAGTCATGTATGTTAAGGAGATTGGTGGGTTAGTTAACACTTTAACAATGGGATTGATGCCGGATGGGAAGAGGGGGGAGTTGAAGGATATTGGCTACGACCCTAGGGTTATTTTCTACGGTGGCTCAACAGTATTTGAGGAAGCCAAGCTAAATGGGTATAATTCAGTAGTTATAGTGCCAAAGGGCCTAAGTGGTGGTTTATCAGACTTAATATACAGGGGCGCTGAAGTTAAGGAGTACGTAAGCATTTATGACGCGTTAGTACTTGCCTCCAGAGCTCTTGAAAATAATGCGCTTGTCTACGTTTACATATCTACCTTGGACTCGATTCAACATGAGTATGGTCCAGACTCAGAGGAGTATAGGGTAGCATTAATTGAACTCCTGAATACGTTGAGTAGGTTAATTAGGCACATACCTCAATCAACAACTGTAGTGTTGACTGCTGACCATGGTCAGGTTCAGGTTAGGCAGGGTGATGTAGTTAACCTGAGGGTTATGGCTAAGTTAATGGATCCATTATCAGTGGCGCCTTATGGTGAACCAAGGGCTCTTCAACTTAAGTTAAGCGATAAGTCACTTGAGGGGGAGGTTAAGGATACGTTATCCGCAACAGGCAGGAGACTGCTCATTTATAATTCAAGCGAGGTTAAGGAACTGCTTGGTGGGGTTACTGGGTACACTGAGCAAAGGATGGGTGACCTGTGGGTAATCCCCCTTGATACCACAGCCCTCATATACCTGTATAAGCTTAGTGATGATAAGGTGGCTAAGTTTAAGGGGCATCACGCTGGTTTACTTGACTATGAGATGAAGGTTCCCCTATCAGTGGTAAACCTATGA
- a CDS encoding iron-sulfur cluster assembly protein has product MSNNNVNADEEVNFTSNLPPEKVKRIVEALRDVYDPEIPINVYDLGLIYDVRLEDDNKLKVKMTLTAVGCPLSQDLGYRVGEAIQAAVPEAADIDIDVVFDPPWTPLRMTPLGREMFKAIYGYDIVEQWQAQQAQEENQNQQ; this is encoded by the coding sequence ATGAGCAATAATAACGTTAATGCTGATGAGGAGGTTAACTTCACTTCCAACTTACCTCCAGAGAAGGTTAAGAGAATAGTGGAAGCGCTTAGGGATGTTTATGACCCTGAAATACCAATTAATGTATATGACTTGGGCTTAATATACGATGTTAGGCTTGAGGATGATAATAAGCTTAAGGTTAAGATGACGCTAACAGCGGTTGGCTGCCCATTATCACAGGACTTGGGTTACAGGGTTGGGGAAGCCATACAGGCTGCTGTGCCTGAGGCAGCTGACATTGACATTGATGTGGTTTTTGACCCACCGTGGACACCCCTTAGAATGACACCCCTAGGTAGGGAGATGTTTAAGGCAATATACGGTTACGACATAGTAGAGCAGTGGCAGGCTCAACAAGCCCAGGAGGAAAACCAGAACCAGCAATGA